TAGAGTCTCTGGCACCGGGGTGTTGCTATTGGTTCATGAGGAATCCCCAGATAAGAACAAGGAATCTGAGGTTTTTGAGTTTGATTGTCCCGAATGCGGGACCCACATTGCAGGGGCTATTTCAAAGTGTCCTTGTTGCGGTGTGGAGTTCATCATCGAGGAGGTCGAGGAGCTTAGGTGCCCCGAGTGTGGAGAACCCCTCCTCGACGAGGCAACGGCCTGCTCTAATTGCGGCGCCGAGTTCGAGATATTTATTCCAGAGGAGAGTGAGGCTGAATCCGAGCTGGGGACTCCTGAGAGCGAGGTGCAGGCCATCGAGAGCTCTGAGGCTGACGGGGTCGAGAAGATCGAGGAAGCTTCAGCGGAGAGATCGCTCAAAGAAGAGTTCCCTCGACTGGTGGCCGAGGTGAAACCCATGTTGGCTCTAGCCCGGGAATTCGACGTAGATACATCTCAGGCGAAGCTGCTGATCGACAAGGCCGTCTCCGCAGGCAAGCAGAACGATCTTGAGTTGGCCAACGGATACGTGAGGGAATGCAAGGAGAGCATCGAATCCGCGATCAAGGCCAGGGTCGAGGAGGACATCAACGACCTCGACAAGCTCAAGCAGATCG
This genomic window from Methanomassiliicoccales archaeon contains:
- a CDS encoding zinc ribbon domain-containing protein, whose amino-acid sequence is MVHEESPDKNKESEVFEFDCPECGTHIAGAISKCPCCGVEFIIEEVEELRCPECGEPLLDEATACSNCGAEFEIFIPEESEAESELGTPESEVQAIESSEADGVEKIEEASAERSLKEEFPRLVAEVKPMLALAREFDVDTSQAKLLIDKAVSAGKQNDLELANGYVRECKESIESAIKARVEEDINDLDKLKQIAVKMNENPSPIEESRAMARRELDSGDLKGALTHTKDGMRRAEALTGKYVEAQNLVKELERLIDNSERFYIDTSDVRKMLEEAKAAGENGDYSMMGIMARKGREQMMALLPGEINEEMKRAKSALLDAKAEGKEVNVMVKLLKEAASALNREKYDEALE